The Verrucomicrobiota bacterium genome includes a window with the following:
- a CDS encoding ParA family protein — protein sequence MKIVAIANQKGGVGKTTTAMNLSVCLAELEKSVLLIDLDPQANATSGLGLDTGEARSLYGPLVADGDVESLILATRFPHLSIIPSELDLSGSEIEVARMSNHLTRLREILQPMREKAAFDFVLLDCPPSLGILMTSALAAADELLIPLQAEFFGLEGLAKIVHVSEEIRQSGANPDLILEGIFMTMLDNRTNLGRQVMDEVRTHFPEQLYDTFIPRSIRLGEAPSHGLSIIEHDSTSAGAAAYRSLASEFLRRHRAATAPLTA from the coding sequence ATGAAGATCGTCGCCATCGCCAACCAAAAAGGAGGAGTCGGCAAGACCACCACAGCGATGAATCTCTCGGTCTGCCTAGCCGAATTGGAAAAAAGCGTCCTGCTGATCGATCTCGACCCGCAAGCCAATGCCACCAGTGGCTTGGGTCTCGATACCGGCGAGGCCCGTAGTCTCTACGGTCCCCTAGTGGCCGACGGAGACGTGGAATCCCTCATCCTTGCTACCCGTTTCCCGCACCTCTCCATCATCCCCTCCGAGCTGGACCTCTCGGGTTCCGAAATCGAAGTCGCGCGGATGTCCAATCACCTGACACGGCTCCGCGAAATCCTGCAACCCATGCGGGAGAAGGCTGCCTTCGATTTTGTCCTCCTGGATTGCCCCCCCTCGCTCGGCATCCTCATGACCTCCGCGCTAGCGGCGGCCGATGAACTGCTCATCCCTCTCCAAGCAGAGTTCTTTGGACTCGAGGGCTTGGCCAAGATCGTCCACGTCAGCGAAGAAATCCGCCAATCCGGGGCCAACCCAGACCTCATTCTCGAAGGCATCTTCATGACCATGTTGGACAACCGCACCAACCTCGGGCGGCAAGTCATGGACGAAGTCCGGACCCACTTTCCGGAGCAACTCTACGACACCTTCATCCCCCGCTCCATCCGCTTGGGCGAGGCCCCCAGTCACGGGCTCTCCATCATTGAGCACGACTCCACCAGCGCCGGCGCGGCCGCCTACCGCAGTCTGGCCTCGGAGTTCTTGCGGCGCCATCGGGCGGCCACGGCCCCCCTCACGGCCTAG